From the genome of Nicotiana sylvestris chromosome 2, ASM39365v2, whole genome shotgun sequence, one region includes:
- the LOC104215782 gene encoding mitochondrial import inner membrane translocase subunit TIM10-like → MKNPCFSPFLCKRRKRTEDTIHRSVKMGSNNLPTTVDKEQIFGMAEKEMEYRVESFNKLTQTCFNKCVDRRYKDPELNIGENSCIDRCVSKYWQATNLIGQMLGNGRSPM, encoded by the exons ATGAAAAATCCTTGCTTTTCTCCCTTCCTCTGTAAAAGACGAAAGAGAACAGAAGACACCATTCATCG GTCCGTAAAGATGGGTTCCAATAACCTACCTACAACAGTTGACAAGGAGCAG ATTTTTGGCATGGCCGAGAAGGAGATGGAGTACAGGGTTGAATCATTTAACAA GCTCACTCAGACATGCTTCAACAAGTGTGTCGATAGAAGGTACAAGGACCCTGAGCTAAATATTGGCGAAAATAGCTGCATTGATCGTTGTGTATCAAAATATTGGCAG gcGACAAACCTTATTGGTCAGATGCTTGGTAATGGACGATCACCGATGTGA